The region cattctaaaggcctcaactacaaatgttgtcaagaattgctccaaagaaatcatctcaatatacctgcacattgtaaaaaaaaaagtccttttattattaagaacataagacttaagctagtttccacctgtaagcatataaagtttaaattaaatttgtaataactccaaaacttgacgaaacatcagggtatagcaagatgtactaccatgcaaaacaacgactgaagcaacaaaacatgcaacttaaaacaaggcttgtgaaatgcatcaagataacaaatatatcattctcaATGATAAAAAAGTATGTGAGGAAGAATTGATTCCAGAACTCTAAATTCTGTCAATTTATCcctaaaaaaattaaagaataaaaacagaatcacactttgacttcttatacaacaaaatcataaagaaaaacaataaaataaaaaatcaaacatgACAAGAATCGATGTTTTGAGGAGACGGTTTCTGGTATGTCTTAAATTTCTGTTTCCTGTTTGTGTTCTAAACTCTTGGCTTTAGtgtcaagtttatgatttttgaagaaaaggtctatatatgatatagaagaactcAATCATACTTTATGCTTAATCATTCAACTTTAGTTGCAAGCCAGAAGCAAAAGAAAATCTATTTCATTTTCTGCCATCTGTTTCTTGTATGCATAACGTTATGTGCTATACTAATTTAGGCATATAAGGTCTAGTACTAAGCTCAAAATTACTCTCAATAACTTAACTAAACTAACTGAtttaactaaattatatatatatataaggtctagtgctaagattaaagtatgtgctatacttactaatggtGAATTTGTACTGTACAGGCATTACAGTCTCAGACCCCAAATGAAACTCTAAAAGCTCCAAGCCAGAGTATAAATAGTCAactagaaaaaattgaagaaaggaaTTTTCCCAAGTTAACAGTTAGAAAAGGAATATTAATTACATACTAGCCAGTTATCCATGAAGCAAATGGTGACCATTTTGGGCCAGCAAGCTTGGTACTCCAATAGTAGAGACCCCCAGAAGTAGAAGCAGAACAGAAGCTAGATACTAAAAATcaaatacaaaattttgagtttactaaacattgtttataattagtCATCCAACATAAAAGTTGAAAATTGCAGCAGTGAAAGAAGCTATAAAAACAGAGGAAACCAAAGCACATGCATATCTAGAATTATCAAAGGAAGTACAACATAAGAAGCAAACCTAAATGTACCATCAGAAGCAAGAGAAATGGTAGACATAACAACATCAATAAAACTAGAAGCAGAACAGAACAAGTCTGGCTTTCCTTTTCTAGCTAATTACTACAACAAGCTATGAATTCAATTGTTCACATGCTTAATAGCCACTCTATCAGTACTCTTGCAGTACCCTCAAAACCAAAGTGTTGGAAGTCATAAGactaataaaaaatctaaaaaacaaaatcCACAAATTGAAAAACTGTACagaaaccaaaaataaaaaatcttactCAAGAAGCGATAATGAGAGGTTGGACTATCCAAAAGAAGGCTGAATTATCTAAGTTCTATGATATTACTATGAAATGATTCTTAAAATATACATGGTTAAATTAACTAAAACTTATCATGGTTCTTATCATGCATTACTTTTATAgataaaaaatgtataaaaattatttttattatacaaaatgcAGAGCACAATATACTAATTGGAATAAAAATCATGATAATATAAATGATTAGTGTCATTGCAGGCCTGTAGTGTAGTGCCAAAGAAATCCTCTAATGTAAATAATATATGGTTCTTCTAGTATTATATATCTGTAGTGTAGTGCCAAAGAGATCCTTGGGAGTATATGACACACAGCAAGACCAGGTCCACATCAAGTAAATATAATACatatttggtaaaaaaaaaaatacacaaagtaCCCAATCTGCCTTGAATTTCTCGTGATTGTTTAAAATACCTTTTTTAATCAAACATTCTGAAGTTAAAAATTGATATTGCTACTATAACCCACCAGATAATTGTTGCTAAAAAAAATTAGCATCTAATTCATTACATACAGAAAGAAATATCAAGTATGCAGCCAGAAAAAACTGGTGCATACAGGGTGGCATGCTTTACTAGACTATATGATCACAATTATCTTCTTCTACATATCCATGGAATTTGAGATGGCCCAAATCAGCaatgcatatatacatacatgtaaCATTCATCTAATGAGGaaaaaagatataatttctaatataaacaagaaaaaaaaatcacaaagaaaagaaaaacagaaAATTGAACAAAATGATACAAAACCCCAGTACCTTAACAGAGGAAACCTGATCAATATTCGTAAGTACATCAATGGAGCGTTCAAAAAGTCCGTGCATCGAGTCCTGCTCAAGTTCTTCCgtctacaacaacaattatctaGTTTTAGTTTTGTAGAGATAACTGGATGTATAAATTTATAGCATGCTAGTACTAGGATAGATCACCAAATACCTTATAACCAGCAGAAAGAGCATAAACAGCTCCAGGCAACAACACAACCATGTGCTCATTTAAAATGGAAGACTCCTGCATGTAAACAAACCAGTTAATATAATGCAGTCAATCTTAAGGTTTGTAACAACAAAATCTATCAGGATAAAAATCCAAATGTGTACCTCATTTAAAGAGGAAGAATGCTAGGAACTTCATCCAATTCACTATCATAAAGAGACGAGAACCATTGATGAGTCAAGAAAATGTGTATAAAATGCAGCAGActtgaaaatttcataaaaagaaaaacatataatACATCAAGTAGTAGTCTTACGAAGCACCATTGCCTCCACCGTCACAAAGATAGACTCTTTTCCAATTGGATCAAAATTGTCTAATCTTACCAAACACGCCATAAGTTATACTTACCTTGCTGGTCGTTAAAGCTTATTAAAAAGTACAAAAAATTAATGAGCTCGAAGAGAGGACCAAAATGAAAACTCACCTCAACTAACCCAAAAACTTTCTTGCAAGTAAATTCTGCTTcatataaatgcataaaattatgaataatttattttttccagaccaagaaaagaaattatttaattatgtagAGTTCCTTTAATAAGAACTCCACTAATCCTTTGTGTTGTTGTTACATACAAATACAATGCTAATCTACACTAGAAGCAAAATGGTGGTAAGGTTCAATTTTTGCACCTAATATCTGTTATTTTGTAGCTCAATTGTCCTTGCAATTTCTTGAGTAGTTGGAAGAGGACAATCAGGATTGTGACTGAAAAAAATCAAAAGATGGAACGGCTCCGAAAGATCTTCGAGTAGCATTCGGTGAATCTGATAATAGGGGTTCATAAACTGGATTTCTGTTCTTGGGTTGAGTTATGTACAAAGGAGTAACATCTTTCTCTATTGATCTTGCTTGGGGCTCAATGTTGCCCAGTGACAGAATAGGTCCACCCAAACGTTCAGCCTgctgaagcatattgattttactTGGTCTGTACGTGTACCAGAAGAACTTTATAGCAAGAATCGAACCCATCCCTGCTGCAACTATGAgctgtaataaaaaaaaaagtaaaaatagtTTCTATTAGTATATAAAACTGCAATGCCAACAATGGCCTTGACTTTGACTTCTCTATAATAGAATTTTCAGGTTACCAACGATCAGATGTTGCGTCAAGGAAGATATTAaatgaaattttattaattatcttTTGCAAGTCAAATAGCTAAATATTATGAAACTAGGCCTGGGTCTCTATCATCGACTCCATATTATTGGTTGTAACCTCAAAATTTGAAGCATATATGAAATGGAGTACCAAAGCCATTCTCCATAGTAGGATGGATCGCCTCTGAGAAGACTATCTGGGGTTTCCAATTTTCATGCAAATATAAGAACAAAATGTCCTGATATGTAAGCTATAAGCTATCCTGTTTTCATCTACCTTTGAAACCCCAGATGCTACTCAGAGACGGGCCATTCTATTGTTAAAATTACTTTAAGTCCAAAAGATGGTCAAGAAAAACTTACAAACAAAGTCATCCAATAAGACCGTTGTCTACACAAGTGAAACAAAATTGTATACATCCCTGATGATGGGATGGCGCTGAAGATCCAGTTGATGATATAAAGGCCAATCAAATTTCCCCATATAGCAAGATGTTGTAGTATTGTAAAAGAGCTGCGAGGATCAAAGGAAAACTTAGGCAATCAGGATAAATAAAATAACACCGAATTATACGAATTTTCCTCTGTAGTTCTAAGCAGCTTTCAAGTCAGGGCATTCTAAAAAGAATATTTGAATGTTGTAAGAATACCATTTCAGTGTTTGTTAGATTAAGCAGCAAGAAGGCTTTACGAAGAGTCAAATTTGAATCAACAAAGCATGGTTAATAGAAAGAAACTTACTTTGTTTCTAATATCATAACAAAAGCCTGCAACCAAATACATCCAGAGAGAGCAACCAATGAGATCTCCTCCATTTCACTTTTTTCATAAGTGTAGGCATGTATGCTGATTTCAAATACAACAATTGTCTGGACATCAATCAAGCCAGTAATCAGTATCAGTGGATCAAAAGCAACAACCATCTCTATATTTTGAGCAACCAAAGTTTTGGTCAATGTAATGGTTCTCTAAGTAACATCTAAATTTAAGTTAAAGTTTTGTCGAAGtgcttaaaactaaataattcagCAGGCCTGAATATAAAAGAACAAAAGAAGCAAAAATAGTTGTTTAGGAGTTCGACTATTTTAAAAAACACAACTCACATGAAAAAGAGATCTTCCAAACCATCCAGCGAATGTGCTAGGATTCTGAAGTCTGTTCCCAAGAATAAAAAAACAAAGTGAAAATTAGCATTTTAGGTTAGACAGTAAATTCCCATTGGCAATTCTGATGGGAAAAATATCTCAAATAAACATTAAAAATCAAATGTGAGGTGAATTATCCTATAAAGAACCTTCTCGCTTAACAATAAAACAAAATTTGTGGATGCTGCATCATTGTTTCTTCACTAAGATCTTTGTCCAGGACACTGACTAGAACAGGAACACTAGTGTAGAAAACATTATAAGCCATCAAGCTAACAGAATTAAAAAGACTAGTCCCTGAGACACCTGAAACAAAAGAGAAGCTGAAAACATGCCAAAGTTAGTACACCAgacatttaaaaaagaataatatacAAGATCAGAAGGAATAATGTTTACATGTCAATTATAAAAGATATAAAAGTTGAAAAGAAATGTCATTGTCCAGGAGATCTCACAAGATCTGGATGAAACAAACCACCAGAGACTTGTAAAATGAATACTGAGATAGAAATGCTGTACGGTTGTATGAGTAACGCCCATGGACAAGTATTAATCTTTTCAGAAACCTAAACTCTGCAAAACAATACAATAATACCAAAACAAATCACTCAACCCTGTTCGTTCTGTCAAGTTTCCAAAAAGTGAGAGGAGGGGTTTAGGTATCAGCAACTTACTCCCAATACTATAATCAGCTGCTCTTGCTGCCTACATCCCCTCTCTCCCACTGATTCCAACTCCAATGTCAGCTTGTTGTATCATTCTTACATCATTCCCTCCATCCCCAATGGCCAATGTTCTATAATCACATGATTTTAAAATCTCCACAAGCTGCAAAATAGAGTTAAACGCAATATGTACTTAGGTATTCAACATTTTATGACATCACACGTAGAGTAAGAGCCTTTAAATTTGGAAAACAAGgacaacaacaaaaataactaaaaaataatatGACTAACTTTGTTTTAGTAGATGTATCAGAGATAATTTCAATTAAGATGTATTAAGACCAGTTAACTATACTAGATAACAGGAGGGTTAATCTGCTAAATCATCAACAATCAATTTCAGGACTCCAAGTGCTCCCCAGCAAAAACTTTTAACTCCAGAAAACATAGTATTTTAGAAAAACATCTTATATCTTTTCTACCTTCAAATCATGTCCATGAACTCCAATACCCATTCAAAAGATAGGAAACCTAACTATACAGCATACCAGTTTCATACGTTTTATATAGAGAAATATTATAGTTTCCCCAAGGGGATGTCAACACATAGCTAATGTCTACCAGATCCTGgtcatattaatttaaattttaaaatgtacCATGTATTTAATCATAGGTCCAGTGATAACATATAGCAGGTACTGATAAGGATTACCTGTGCTTTCTGTGATGGTGTTACCCGACAACATATAGCAGTCCTTGACAATATTGCTAATTCAGTAAAAGCTGTTCGATAATGCTTAAGTGCAATTTCAAGAGCCCAACCATCAACAATAAATGCCACATCCTGTTGAAAAGTGAAAAAATAAGAAGACAAACAAGCTCGTCAAGATACAATCAAAAAACAAAAAGTAGAGAGAAAAATTCAATAGCTTCTTCACAAAAACATCCCAATATCTACAACAAACATGTACACATATAGTGTACATAACCTTATCAAATACTCCCACGTCCATCTCAGCAATTAAAAACAACTAGATCCATGGTTTGGAAAAACTTTTGAAGAAGCCTACATTTTGAAACCATTTCAATCTGAGACATGGAAAATAAAAAGTATTTAAACCATCCTTTTTTAATGCTTTCTTATTATGTGCCATTTTACGAACTAAGGCTATGTTTCAATTATTATGAATCTATGCTTATTaaattcttatatttttttttcataattttatgatattttaaatgttattCAACTTACACCTCAATCCAATTCAAAACCTACCTTTTGATTCAATTGAGAAAATTGCCTTCAATCCTGATATAGTTTTTTACAACCTTTGACTAGAAAAATGAAATTATACTTATTAACACACAACAGAGTGAGCTTGAAAGAAACTTAAACTGTCTGATATAAGTATAACAATGAACTTTTTTCAACATTTTGATACAGCCTAGAATGTTAATAATGGCAAAGATAATCTAATGTGATTTCTCACAACTAGGAGCTATATAAAATACCTTAGGTTCTGAAGTTGTAATCCTCATTGTAAGTAAAACTCTCTCTAAACTTCTGCCGACTTCATCTTCTGTTTTGCCATTAATTAATAGAAGCTGTCCTTTTGGCTCTGTTAAGTCAGAAAGCATAACATAaagcaaataatatttaatgaaaaTTGATAATATTAAAGAAAGGGAAGAAACATATCCCTTACAAAGCTATGGAAGGCAAAAAACTCAAACCATTAAATTAAGAAATAGAGCCAGGTAGAACACACCATAGCAAGTTAAAGTCACCTCTCTATTTAAGCCACACAAGTCAATCTTTAGCCCCAATTGTCACAACCCAAtacttttttgttatttttccaATTACATAAAGGGAATTGTAGAAAGAACAAAaattatgaaagaaaaaaaagacaccaaaaaaaaaaatcaatcaagtgAAAAAGTTAATAAAGTATTTGGAGCAAGGTAATTATCTGAAACAACTAGAGACATTAAGGCAAAGTGTCAATCTCATTTAAGATAATATACTCGATTCTCCTTTGCTCTGCTTCTTCATTACATTTATCTAATATTTACCCTATGTGCTTATAGTATATATACAGAGAGGAGGGGAGGACGGAGAAGGAAACCGATTTGCAGATTATTGAGGGATACTCTAAGAGACAAATTTGTATTATATGTAAAGAAAATTGGACTGaagaaaattacatagaaaaaatCAAACCACGCTTCAAAACAAGATATTCACATCCATCTCAATTCGCTATGACCAGTTAATTCAGTCCAAGACACAAAGAAAGAAGAGAGTTGACAGAACCTGTTGGAGGAGTCTCTTCCTGCGTCGCTGCTAGTCAGAGAGAGCGAGCTGAGAGCCTGTTGGAGAAGTCGCCGTCGGTGGGTGCTCTGCTTCCTCCGCTGCTCGGCTTGCTGGACTGTCTGTTGCTGAgaaatatggagagagagtgtgagACCAGAGGTCGGGGGAGGCTGGAGGTAGAGAGAAAGACACGAGAGGGAAACAGAAAATCAAACAACCCCATTAGATTTATTCCCAAATTAAGCTCGATTAGCATAAAAACCAATGACCCAGATCAATAACACCTAAAACTATATATCcttacctggcttgccaagaCCGATGAGGAGTGAAACAACCCAACGAATGGAACCCTActgacagagagatagagaaagacgagagagagatggaggagatatgagggatggaggctgagatttgagggatggaggagatgCGAGCTCAGATTTGAAGCAGGGATGATGAAACCGAAGATAGAGTTTGGACTTTGCTTAGCtgaagaagaaaatggtgagtGCGAAATTGGTgtgattttttttgaaaaaaaatgtataaGTGGCGGGCTCCCAAAATATTACCGCCTGTTTCATTTgctacatatataacatttaccataatactttttcatttctATTATATTCATGTGCTATGGAAATGAGTATTTGGTGTAgtggttacttctggccaactatgaatgaagatgcctttgcatatgttggaagatgtgacaagtgtcagaggtttGCTAGGATACcctgagcagccccaaatgagcttactcaaatgcaaagtccatggcccttcgttGTTTGGAGAATTGACCTTATTGGTCGGTTACCAAAGGTAAAGTGGGGAGTACAGTATGTAGTAGTGgaagttgattacttcaccaagtggaagGAAGCCGAGGCACTGGCAAGCATCACTTCGAAAAAATTACTTGACTTTTTCGTGAAAAATATAATCTATAGGTTTGTTCTACCCCAAAAGATAGTGTCCAACAATGGCACCCAATTCGACACCCAACTGTTTACTGATTTTTGTGCCAAGCATGGCATCAAAAAAAGATTTTCAGTAGTCTCGCACCCTCAAGTTAATTGGCAGGTAGAAGAAGTTAACTTGactctcaaagacactctgaagaagggTCTAGAAGAGACTAAATGAAACTGACCTGAGAGATTGCCTAAAGTACTCTGTTCATCCAAGACTACCTAGCGAATAGCCACTGGTGATACCCCCTTTATACTCACATATGAGTATGAAGCAATGATTCCAGTCGAGGTGACTGCCCTATCTCACTAGCGTGCGACATACGACCAAGATCATAACCATAAACTGCTAGTCAAATGCTTAGACCAGATTGAAGAAAGATGCGAAAGGTCCAACATAAGCCTGACTGCCCATTAGTAAAAAGTTGCTTAGTACTTTAACTCCATAGTTAGGGAATGCAAGTTTGACATGGGTGATTTAGTCCTGCAAAGAATATTCCCAGAAATGCGAGATTCCTTGGCCGAAGTATTAGGTCCAAGCTGGGAAAGTCCTTACCAGGCTACAGAGATAGTACCGCCCAACACGTACAAGTTAGCATGGTATGCCAAAGATCTCCAACTAGTACATGTCCCCCATTACTAGAATGGGGAACAACTGAGGAAGTACCACCAATAAAGATCACCTTCGAATGATCATTGACTGGCCGGTATAGGCACGGACTGGCCCTACAACCAACTAGCTCAAGTTAGatatattaattatgcacaggCACGATTTTCCCATTAAttgtaataataaatatttatgaatgtaaACAACAAGTGTAACGACGCAACTTGTAtgattaatttttaatcaataagacacaatttttgcccatttttacaagccttacttTACATATGTCACATATTTTTGGCAATGTATGAAACCTTTATAGGTTTTGGCAAACCCTAGTGGTCCCGAACATATTATTACATACAACTTTGGTTaattagcaagtgaccaagaggataacccacGAGTTATGAATCTTgctcggtcacttggggggcaccatagtcatacatggacaaacaGAGGAAAAAGCGTGTAATTAAAAGGActtaaaaatgtaaattttattaatgttaaagtgcttgcaCGTTGCTCGGTATGTACCAACCAACAAAAAGAGCCAGAAAAAAAGTTCTGTAGATAgggttgaacaatttttgtttacAACAATTTTTCAAGGGTCTTGGACTTGGTTGTTTGGCTGGATGCCAGATTGCTCAGCTGAAAGGCTTTGAGATTGATCAGCATAAGTCTAGGCATCAGCTGAAGCACCTAAGTCAGAAGGCAGGGCATCCTCCTTAAGGGCCGCATTAATTAGCTTAGAGGCTGGCATGGTTAGTTCTGGCTCAGAGGCTAAAGGCTGCTCGGTGGGAGCAGCCTGGGCCTCAGTCTTCTCCCTCCCAGTACAATAGTGCATAAGCTCGTCGACCCCCCTTCCACCCAAGTAGTTGTAATCTGACCTTTTGTTGCGTACCCAAAAGTTATAAAAGGTGCTCACGCCAATATCCTCAAAGGCTTTAGCATCAGCAACCCTGCCAATTTTCTCTTCATCGAGGGCCTTCACCAAGTTATCCCTTTCCTCCTAGGAACTTTCCCCTCCACATCATTTTTCTCGGCTATGTCCTTTAGCTCTTCCATCCTCCTCTCCAGCCAATTGACATCTAGGTCCTTTTTCTTAGCGGTGGCCTTGGGACTTCCATTGTCTTTAGTATCCTACTCGGGGGTCCTCTATAACTCCTGGACCTGCTCAGTCAGCCGGGTAACCTGGGAGGCATTTTCCTTAGATTCATTTTTCAAGCTTCCCATTTGCTTGTTCACCCCATTAGCAAAGTGGTGAGCATAGCTGAGAGCCAAAACGACCTGCAACATTAAAAGAAGGAAGTTAGGAAAAGTAACAAAGATGAAAAATTAACAAAACGTTAGATAGTTCAAGTACTTACCTAGAGCAAGTGATGTACTCCAGAGATTTGGTGCCCAGGGTAGCCATAAAG is a window of Humulus lupulus chromosome 4, drHumLupu1.1, whole genome shotgun sequence DNA encoding:
- the LOC133830547 gene encoding phospholipid-transporting ATPase 2-like encodes the protein MLSDLTEPKGQLLLINGKTEDEVGRSLERVLLTMRITTSEPKDVAFIVDGWALEIALKHYRTAFTELAILSRTAICCRVTPSQKAQLVEILKSCDYRTLAIGDGGNDVRMIQQADIGVGISGREGM